A region from the Paraburkholderia youngii genome encodes:
- a CDS encoding paraquat-inducible protein A: MTGNELIACEECDLLQLGAPPAAGNALRCQRCRAELRRGRSNGPEYALAFSCASAVLLVISNAFPIVGLSLNGNLVQTTLAGSVRMLYTHGAWPLALLVGLTTIVTPVLQTAAMLWLLLPLHFGRAPWRPVEFFRVFQLARPWGMTEVLILGLLVALVKLAHIAKVVPGTALWSFIALMLLLAAAAATFDPREVWSRITAARGAQAWQLPPIRVRRNAITAAAYGLVLCEECGLLLKQPGGAGKHVCPRCKAPLHQRKPASLSRTWAYLVAAMVLYIPANVLPVMDTSSLFGSQKDTILSGVVYLWVSGSWPLAVLVFIASIAVPMLKILGIGYLALSTQLRWQWLPGQRTRIYRLIELIGRWSMLDIYVITMLVALVQFQALATIKAGPAAVAFGAVVVLTLLAAMAFDPRLMWDAMETERVHSD, translated from the coding sequence ATGACGGGCAACGAGCTGATCGCGTGCGAAGAGTGCGACCTGCTTCAGCTCGGCGCGCCGCCCGCCGCCGGCAATGCGTTGCGCTGCCAGCGTTGCCGCGCGGAGCTCAGGCGCGGACGCTCGAACGGGCCCGAGTATGCGCTCGCATTCTCGTGCGCGTCGGCGGTGCTGCTCGTGATCTCGAACGCGTTTCCGATCGTCGGTCTGTCGCTGAACGGCAATCTCGTGCAGACGACGCTCGCGGGTTCGGTGCGCATGCTGTACACCCACGGCGCGTGGCCGCTCGCGTTGCTGGTCGGCCTCACGACGATCGTCACGCCGGTGCTGCAAACCGCGGCGATGCTGTGGCTGCTGCTGCCGCTGCACTTCGGGCGCGCACCGTGGCGCCCGGTCGAGTTCTTTCGCGTGTTTCAGCTCGCGCGGCCGTGGGGCATGACCGAGGTGCTGATCCTCGGTCTGCTGGTCGCGCTGGTCAAGCTCGCGCATATCGCGAAGGTGGTGCCGGGCACCGCGCTGTGGTCGTTCATCGCGCTGATGCTGCTGCTCGCGGCCGCGGCGGCGACGTTCGATCCGCGCGAGGTGTGGTCGCGAATCACGGCGGCGCGTGGCGCGCAAGCTTGGCAATTGCCGCCGATCCGCGTGCGCCGCAACGCCATCACGGCGGCTGCCTACGGGCTCGTGCTGTGCGAAGAATGCGGCCTGCTGCTCAAGCAGCCCGGCGGCGCGGGCAAGCATGTCTGCCCGCGCTGCAAGGCGCCGTTGCACCAGCGCAAGCCCGCGAGCCTGTCGCGGACCTGGGCGTATCTGGTCGCCGCGATGGTGCTCTATATTCCGGCCAACGTGCTGCCCGTGATGGACACGAGTTCGCTGTTCGGTTCGCAGAAGGACACGATCCTGAGCGGCGTGGTCTATCTGTGGGTATCGGGCTCATGGCCGCTCGCGGTGCTCGTATTCATCGCGAGCATTGCGGTACCGATGCTGAAGATTCTCGGCATCGGCTATCTCGCGTTGTCCACGCAGCTTCGTTGGCAATGGCTACCCGGGCAGCGCACGCGGATCTATCGGCTGATCGAGCTGATCGGGCGCTGGTCGATGCTCGATATCTACGTGATCACGATGCTGGTCGCGCTGGTGCAGTTCCAGGCGCTCGCGACGATCAAGGCCGGCCCGGCGGCGGTCGCGTTCGGCGCGGTCGTCGTGCTGACCTTGCTCGCCGCGATGGCCTTCGATCCGCGCCTGATGTGGGACGCTATGGAGACCGAACGTGTCCACTCCGACTGA
- a CDS encoding PqiB family protein: MSTPTEEPELPAAEPVPRSRWRMQLVWLVPIVAILIGGWLAVKAVMERGEQISISFKTGDGLEAGKTKLKFKDVDIGVVEAVSLTPDHKRVVAKAEVTRDVSDLLVDNTRFWVVRPRISGGTVSGLGTLLSGSYIDVDVGNSPKARRSFVGLEEPPAIASDVPGQEYTLHGVGLGSLDVGTPVFFRRIQVGQVSSFHLDPDGRGVTVKVFVNAPYDRFVRTDTRFWHASGVDMSFDSNGLRLETQSIVSIIIGGIAFESPPGSQVETSADSGTRFELYPRRADAMEQHDRIVDKYVVNFTDSVRGLTVGAPVDFRGVVIGEVTAIYTRFDPKTRQFSIPVEINLYPERFTSRYRNDGAGDGGRLTADPRALANFLVERGLRFQLRSGNPLTGQLYLAVDFFPDAPKASIDWSKTPPEMPATPRTLQSLQDSVSRLLTKINNIPFEDIGKDARSTLRTTNAMLGQLHTQVVPKAFDTLLSAQSTLDSANAALQPDSSLQQSTEDAMRELTRTAASLRTLADYLAQHPESLVRGKSEGKKP; the protein is encoded by the coding sequence GTGTCCACTCCGACTGAAGAGCCCGAGCTGCCCGCCGCCGAGCCGGTACCGCGCTCGCGCTGGCGGATGCAACTGGTCTGGCTCGTGCCGATCGTCGCGATCCTGATCGGCGGTTGGCTCGCGGTGAAGGCGGTGATGGAGCGCGGCGAGCAGATCAGCATCAGCTTCAAGACCGGTGACGGTCTCGAAGCAGGCAAGACGAAGCTCAAGTTCAAGGACGTCGACATCGGCGTGGTCGAAGCGGTATCGCTGACGCCGGATCACAAGCGCGTGGTGGCCAAGGCCGAGGTGACGCGTGACGTGTCGGACCTGCTCGTCGACAACACGCGCTTCTGGGTCGTGCGTCCGCGCATTTCGGGCGGCACGGTGTCGGGGCTCGGCACGCTGCTGTCGGGCTCGTATATCGACGTCGATGTCGGCAATTCGCCGAAAGCGCGCCGCAGCTTCGTCGGCCTCGAGGAGCCGCCCGCGATCGCGAGCGACGTGCCGGGGCAGGAGTACACGTTGCACGGAGTTGGACTCGGCTCGCTCGACGTGGGCACGCCGGTCTTTTTCCGCAGAATCCAGGTGGGCCAGGTCTCGTCGTTCCACCTGGACCCGGACGGCCGTGGCGTCACGGTGAAGGTGTTCGTCAACGCGCCCTATGACCGGTTCGTGAGAACCGACACGCGTTTCTGGCACGCGAGCGGTGTCGACATGTCGTTCGACAGCAACGGCTTGCGCCTCGAAACGCAGTCGATCGTGTCGATCATCATCGGCGGGATCGCGTTCGAATCGCCGCCAGGATCGCAGGTGGAGACGAGCGCCGATAGCGGCACCCGGTTCGAGTTGTACCCGAGGCGCGCCGACGCGATGGAGCAGCACGATCGCATCGTCGACAAGTACGTGGTGAATTTCACCGATTCGGTACGCGGTCTGACGGTCGGCGCGCCCGTCGATTTCCGCGGCGTCGTGATCGGGGAAGTGACGGCGATCTACACGCGCTTCGATCCGAAGACGCGCCAGTTCAGCATTCCGGTCGAAATCAATCTTTATCCGGAGCGGTTCACGTCGCGCTATCGGAACGACGGCGCCGGCGACGGCGGACGGCTTACCGCGGACCCGCGCGCGCTTGCGAACTTCCTCGTCGAGCGCGGGTTGCGCTTCCAGTTGAGAAGCGGCAATCCGCTGACGGGCCAGCTCTATCTCGCGGTGGATTTTTTCCCCGACGCGCCGAAGGCGTCGATCGACTGGAGCAAGACGCCGCCCGAAATGCCCGCGACTCCGCGCACGCTGCAATCGCTGCAGGACTCGGTCTCGCGACTGCTGACCAAGATCAACAACATCCCGTTCGAGGATATCGGCAAAGACGCGCGCTCGACGCTGCGCACCACCAACGCGATGCTCGGGCAGCTTCACACCCAGGTCGTGCCGAAAGCGTTCGACACGCTGCTGTCGGCGCAATCCACGCTCGATTCGGCGAATGCCGCGTTGCAGCCGGACTCGTCGCTGCAGCAGTCGACGGAGGACGCGATGCGTGAACTGACGCGCACCGCGGCGTCGCTGCGCACCTTGGCCGACTATCTGGCGCAGCATCCGGAATCGCTCGTGCGCGGCAAGTCGGAGGGCAAGAAGCCATGA
- a CDS encoding PqiC family protein, producing MLALAAALLGACKSPATNFYTLSPDESLSGTGASRPIAAVIGPVTIPEIVDRPQIVTRIGNNEVEVNEFDRWAQPLGGDIGRVIAADLGALLNSQQVSVFDAVRDPSVVWRVRIDVMRFESVPGRDVTVDVLWAVRPPGKIRAVTGRSVARESVSGPGFEPIIAAHDRALASVSRDIAAAVQANPAQ from the coding sequence ATGCTCGCGCTCGCCGCCGCTCTGCTCGGCGCCTGCAAGTCGCCGGCGACGAACTTCTACACGCTGAGCCCCGACGAATCGCTGAGCGGCACCGGCGCGAGCCGGCCGATCGCGGCCGTGATCGGTCCGGTCACGATTCCCGAGATCGTCGACCGGCCGCAGATCGTCACGCGGATCGGCAACAACGAGGTCGAGGTCAACGAGTTCGACCGCTGGGCGCAGCCGCTCGGTGGCGACATCGGCCGTGTGATCGCGGCCGACCTCGGCGCACTGCTGAACTCGCAGCAGGTTTCGGTGTTCGATGCGGTACGCGATCCGTCCGTCGTCTGGCGCGTGCGGATCGACGTGATGCGCTTCGAGTCCGTGCCGGGGCGCGACGTCACCGTCGACGTGCTTTGGGCCGTGCGCCCGCCCGGCAAGATCCGCGCCGTCACCGGCCGCTCGGTCGCTCGCGAGAGCGTGTCCGGTCCCGGCTTCGAGCCGATCATCGCCGCGCATGATCGCGCGCTCGCCTCGGTGAGCCGCGATATCGCCGCCGCCGTGCAGGCGAATCCCGCTCAATGA
- a CDS encoding DUF3141 domain-containing protein — protein MDAETLLSQSQDIASKITRVLQKRTQIAQQHLNERVTETLGLDHNGAPTASAMPASFDPLSGWQYAVDAAQRSLLFWDTLYRRGNEFVERSVSGPTPVLHFEYDMLLDGRTFERPVNYALLQLRPLEGVGVDVRKRPYLIIDPRAGHGPGIGGFKDDSQAGIALRAGYPVYFVVFFRDPEPGQTLLDVCNAEQRFVRKVRALHPDSPKPAIIGNCQGGWAAMMLASSDPEETGPIVINGAPMSYWSAAWSEGEGDNPMRYSGGMLGGAWLASYAADLGNGKFDGAYLVQNFENLNPANTFWDKYYHLYSNVDTEPPRFLEFERWWGSYYLMNREEIEWITRNLFVGNKLWSGAVTNSSGQAFDLREIRSPIILFASMGDNITPPQQAFNWVADLYGSTEEIKARGQVIVGLTHQNIGHLGIFVSGKVAKKEHKQIVSVLETIETFPPGLYGMTINETRNAAGEIDYEVEFHERRLEEIAARLNRFGRIDEKPFEAVAAVSDMNQRMYELFAQPFVQAMSNETSARMLRQFHPLRWQRWAVSAMNPWLGWLPAAAQSVRENRQRTGADNPWSKLERNGSQMISASLDYYRAMRDAVTEAGFFSVYANLYATYLSKPTADGAPAQAGAIDPRELPFVRTALEAIGDGGYTEALARAAFLLSQRGETLPLARYELRKEIAESYAEYLPDISSDHWRRIRGEQEIIVSLEPDQAIATLPKLLSHSEDRERFLQLLDKLASDERVLNASPDAAQKDAFERIRAVLGSRVNRKRDARLPDPTRM, from the coding sequence ATGGACGCTGAAACGCTGTTGTCACAAAGCCAGGACATTGCCTCGAAAATCACCCGCGTGCTGCAAAAGCGCACGCAAATCGCGCAGCAGCATCTGAACGAACGAGTCACCGAAACGCTCGGCCTGGATCACAACGGCGCGCCGACTGCAAGCGCGATGCCCGCGTCATTCGATCCGCTCAGCGGGTGGCAATACGCGGTGGATGCCGCGCAGCGTTCGCTGCTCTTCTGGGACACGCTATACCGGCGCGGCAATGAATTCGTCGAACGCAGCGTCAGCGGTCCGACGCCGGTGCTGCATTTCGAGTACGACATGCTGCTCGACGGCCGCACGTTCGAGCGGCCGGTCAACTACGCGCTGCTGCAACTTCGTCCGCTCGAAGGCGTGGGCGTCGACGTGCGCAAGCGCCCGTATCTGATCATCGATCCGCGCGCGGGCCACGGCCCCGGCATCGGCGGCTTCAAGGACGATTCGCAGGCGGGCATCGCGCTGCGCGCGGGCTATCCCGTCTACTTCGTGGTGTTCTTTCGCGACCCCGAACCCGGTCAAACTCTGCTCGACGTGTGCAATGCCGAGCAGCGCTTCGTGCGCAAGGTGCGCGCGCTGCATCCGGACAGTCCGAAGCCCGCGATCATCGGCAATTGCCAGGGCGGCTGGGCGGCGATGATGCTCGCCAGCTCGGACCCCGAGGAGACCGGCCCGATCGTCATCAACGGTGCGCCGATGTCGTACTGGAGCGCGGCCTGGAGCGAAGGCGAGGGCGACAATCCGATGCGCTACTCGGGCGGCATGCTGGGCGGCGCGTGGCTCGCGTCGTACGCGGCGGATCTCGGCAACGGCAAGTTCGACGGCGCGTATCTGGTGCAGAACTTCGAAAACCTGAACCCCGCCAACACGTTCTGGGACAAGTACTACCACCTGTACTCGAACGTCGATACCGAACCGCCGCGCTTTCTGGAATTTGAGCGCTGGTGGGGCAGCTACTACCTGATGAATCGCGAGGAGATCGAATGGATCACGCGCAACCTGTTCGTCGGCAACAAGCTGTGGTCGGGTGCGGTGACGAACAGCAGCGGCCAGGCGTTCGATCTGCGTGAAATCCGCTCGCCGATCATCCTGTTCGCGTCGATGGGCGACAACATCACGCCGCCTCAACAGGCGTTCAACTGGGTGGCGGACCTGTACGGCAGTACCGAGGAGATCAAGGCGCGCGGCCAGGTGATCGTCGGTCTGACGCACCAGAACATCGGTCATCTGGGCATTTTCGTGTCCGGCAAAGTCGCGAAGAAAGAGCACAAGCAGATCGTCTCCGTGCTCGAGACCATCGAGACGTTTCCGCCCGGGCTCTACGGCATGACCATCAACGAGACGAGGAACGCGGCCGGAGAGATCGATTACGAAGTGGAATTTCATGAGCGGCGGCTCGAGGAGATTGCCGCGCGCTTGAACCGCTTCGGCCGCATCGACGAAAAGCCGTTCGAAGCGGTCGCGGCGGTGTCCGATATGAATCAGCGCATGTATGAACTGTTCGCGCAGCCGTTCGTGCAGGCGATGTCGAACGAAACGAGCGCCCGCATGCTGCGCCAGTTCCATCCGCTGCGCTGGCAGCGCTGGGCCGTTTCCGCGATGAACCCGTGGCTTGGCTGGCTGCCGGCGGCGGCGCAGTCGGTGCGTGAGAATCGTCAGCGGACCGGCGCGGATAACCCGTGGAGCAAGCTCGAACGCAACGGCTCGCAAATGATCAGCGCGTCGCTCGACTATTACCGCGCGATGCGCGACGCGGTGACCGAGGCCGGCTTCTTCAGCGTGTACGCGAACCTGTATGCGACGTACCTGAGCAAGCCCACGGCCGACGGCGCGCCCGCACAGGCCGGCGCGATCGATCCGCGCGAGCTGCCGTTCGTGCGCACCGCGTTGGAGGCGATCGGCGACGGCGGCTACACGGAGGCGCTCGCGCGCGCGGCCTTCCTGTTGTCGCAAAGAGGCGAGACGTTGCCGCTCGCGCGCTACGAGCTGCGCAAGGAGATCGCCGAAAGCTACGCGGAGTACCTGCCCGACATCAGCAGCGATCACTGGCGGCGCATCCGGGGCGAGCAGGAAATCATCGTCAGCCTCGAACCGGACCAGGCGATTGCGACGCTGCCTAAGCTGCTTTCCCATAGCGAGGACCGCGAGCGCTTTCTGCAACTGCTCGACAAGCTGGCGAGCGATGAGCGCGTGTTGAACGCGTCGCCCGACGCCGCGCAAAAGGACGCGTTCGAACGCATCCGCGCGGTGCTGGGTTCGCGAGTGAACCGCAAGCGCGACGCCCGTTTGCCTGACCCCACGCGCATGTGA
- a CDS encoding phosphate acetyltransferase, whose protein sequence is MEKHAKYQRLIEFCQTLPAMPTAVAHPCDQSSLHGAVEAAGMGLIAPVLVGPRVRIEAIAAEHGIDISDFTIVDAAHSHAAAAVAVQLVREGKAEAMMKGSLHTDELMAEVIRRDTGLRTERRISHCFVMDVPAYENALIISDAAINIAPTLEEKVDILQNAIDLGHALKFDEVRVAILSATESVNPKIPSTVEAAALCKMVDRGQITGGLVDGPLALDNAISLEAMRIKKIESRVAGRANVLVVPDLEAGNMLAKSLSFLAGADAAGIVLGARVPIILTSRADSLSTRLASCAVAALVAKARREAAKVVG, encoded by the coding sequence ATGGAAAAGCACGCGAAGTATCAGCGCCTGATCGAGTTCTGCCAGACGCTGCCGGCGATGCCGACAGCGGTCGCGCACCCGTGCGACCAGAGTTCGCTGCACGGCGCGGTGGAAGCGGCGGGCATGGGCCTGATCGCGCCGGTTCTCGTCGGGCCGCGCGTCCGTATCGAAGCGATCGCCGCCGAGCACGGCATCGACATCTCGGACTTCACGATCGTCGATGCAGCGCATAGCCATGCCGCTGCCGCTGTAGCCGTACAACTGGTGCGCGAAGGCAAGGCCGAGGCCATGATGAAGGGCAGCCTGCACACCGACGAGCTGATGGCCGAGGTGATTCGCCGTGACACCGGCCTGCGCACCGAGCGGCGCATCAGCCATTGCTTCGTGATGGACGTGCCCGCGTACGAGAACGCGCTGATCATCAGCGACGCCGCGATCAACATTGCGCCGACGCTCGAAGAGAAGGTCGACATCCTGCAGAACGCGATCGATCTTGGGCACGCGCTGAAATTCGACGAAGTCCGCGTGGCGATCCTGTCCGCGACCGAGAGCGTCAATCCGAAGATTCCATCGACGGTGGAAGCGGCGGCGCTGTGCAAGATGGTGGACCGCGGACAGATCACCGGCGGGCTCGTCGACGGTCCGCTTGCACTCGACAACGCGATCAGCCTCGAAGCCATGCGCATCAAGAAGATCGAGTCGCGGGTGGCGGGACGCGCCAATGTACTGGTGGTGCCGGACCTCGAAGCGGGCAACATGCTGGCGAAAAGCCTGTCGTTTTTGGCCGGCGCGGACGCGGCGGGCATCGTGCTAGGCGCGCGCGTGCCGATCATTCTGACGAGCCGCGCGGATTCGCTGTCCACGCGTCTCGCGTCGTGCGCGGTCGCCGCACTGGTGGCGAAGGCAAGGCGCGAGGCCGCCAAGGTGGTCGGGTGA
- a CDS encoding acetate/propionate family kinase — translation MSDVILVLNAGSSSLKFRAFDAQHAQLELILRGQIEALYTNPRFRATDRDGNVSSHEWGDGHRLGHQGAIEYLGGFLREHGSGNQLKAVGHRVVHGGQRFVGPVLVTPEVIDQLDSLSPLAPLHQPHNLAPIRILAQLRPDLPQVACFDTTFHRTQTETAQAYALPPSITDHGVRRYGFHGLSYEYIASVLPQIAPDAAAGRTVVAHLGNGASMCAMVAGKSVASTMGFTAVEGLPMGTRCGSLDPGVILYLLDELKMDSQAIADLIYKGSGLLGLSGIGGDMRVLLDSDDPRARFAIDVYTYRIGRELGSLAAAMQGIDALVLTAGIGEHAVEIRERIVRDAAWLGAELDDAANRANGSLITTASSKLAVWVVPTNEELMIARHTRAIAP, via the coding sequence ATGTCGGATGTGATCCTCGTATTGAACGCAGGCTCGTCGAGCCTCAAGTTCCGAGCCTTCGACGCGCAACACGCGCAACTCGAGCTGATTCTGCGCGGCCAGATCGAAGCGCTTTACACGAACCCGCGTTTTCGCGCGACCGATCGCGACGGCAACGTCAGCTCGCACGAATGGGGCGACGGCCATCGCCTCGGCCATCAGGGCGCGATCGAATATCTGGGCGGCTTCTTGCGCGAGCACGGCAGCGGCAATCAACTGAAGGCGGTCGGGCATCGTGTCGTGCATGGCGGACAGCGCTTTGTCGGCCCCGTCCTCGTGACCCCCGAGGTCATCGACCAGCTGGACAGCCTGAGCCCGCTCGCGCCGCTGCATCAGCCGCATAACCTCGCGCCGATCCGCATCCTTGCGCAACTGCGTCCCGACCTTCCACAGGTCGCGTGCTTCGACACCACGTTTCATCGCACGCAGACCGAGACCGCGCAAGCCTATGCGCTGCCCCCGTCGATTACCGACCACGGCGTGCGGCGCTATGGCTTTCACGGGCTTTCGTACGAATACATCGCGAGCGTGCTGCCGCAGATCGCACCGGACGCGGCGGCGGGGCGCACCGTGGTCGCGCATCTGGGCAACGGCGCGAGCATGTGCGCGATGGTCGCGGGCAAGAGCGTGGCCAGCACGATGGGCTTCACGGCGGTGGAAGGCCTGCCGATGGGCACGCGTTGCGGCAGCCTCGACCCCGGCGTGATTCTTTATCTGCTCGACGAGCTGAAGATGGATTCGCAGGCGATCGCGGACCTGATTTACAAGGGCTCGGGGCTGCTCGGCCTGTCGGGCATCGGGGGCGACATGCGCGTGCTGCTCGACAGCGACGACCCGCGCGCGCGCTTTGCCATCGACGTCTACACCTACCGCATCGGGCGCGAACTCGGCAGTCTCGCGGCGGCGATGCAAGGTATCGACGCGCTGGTGCTGACGGCCGGCATCGGCGAGCACGCGGTCGAGATTCGCGAGCGCATCGTGCGCGACGCCGCGTGGCTCGGCGCCGAACTCGACGACGCGGCCAATCGGGCGAACGGGTCGCTGATCACGACCGCTTCGAGCAAGCTGGCGGTCTGGGTCGTGCCCACCAACGAGGAACTGATGATTGCCCGTCATACGCGCGCTATCGCCCCATAG
- the fabI gene encoding enoyl-ACP reductase FabI has protein sequence MSVEQPRLILEGAKALVTGVANEHSIAYGCAKAFRELGASVALTYANDKALPYVEPIAKALDAEIFMPLDVTGEDEMEAVFDRIEKTWGELDILVHAVAWAPKADLQSGLLQSSREGFLSAIDISCHSFVRMARLAAPLMKDGGTMLTMSYYGANKVVPNYNLMGPVKAALEACARYLAFELGPRGIRVHAISPGPLQTRAASGLRDFELLLNEAVQRAPLGELVDIMDVGYTCAFLATPYARRVSGSTLYIDGGLNIVA, from the coding sequence ATGTCTGTCGAGCAACCGCGTTTGATTCTCGAAGGTGCGAAGGCCCTCGTGACCGGCGTCGCCAACGAGCATTCGATTGCCTATGGATGCGCGAAGGCGTTTCGCGAGCTCGGCGCGAGCGTCGCGCTCACCTATGCGAACGACAAGGCCCTTCCTTATGTGGAACCGATCGCCAAAGCACTCGATGCCGAGATCTTCATGCCGCTCGACGTAACGGGCGAGGACGAAATGGAGGCCGTGTTCGACCGGATCGAGAAAACTTGGGGGGAGCTCGACATTCTCGTTCACGCCGTTGCATGGGCGCCCAAAGCGGATCTGCAGAGCGGCTTGCTGCAATCGTCGCGCGAGGGCTTCCTGAGCGCGATCGATATCTCCTGCCATTCGTTCGTGCGGATGGCGCGCCTCGCCGCGCCGCTGATGAAAGACGGCGGCACCATGCTGACGATGAGCTACTACGGCGCGAACAAGGTGGTGCCGAATTACAACCTGATGGGCCCCGTCAAGGCGGCGCTCGAAGCCTGCGCGCGCTATCTGGCGTTCGAGCTGGGACCGAGGGGCATCCGCGTGCACGCGATTTCTCCCGGACCGCTGCAGACTCGCGCCGCTTCGGGCCTGAGGGATTTCGAGCTGCTGCTCAACGAAGCGGTGCAGCGCGCGCCGCTCGGCGAACTGGTCGACATCATGGACGTCGGCTATACCTGTGCGTTTCTGGCCACGCCGTATGCGCGGCGAGTGTCCGGTTCCACCTTGTATATCGACGGCGGATTGAACATCGTCGCTTAG
- a CDS encoding RNA-binding protein, whose protein sequence is MAELFLGNVEESVSDEEIGEFLIRYGFPRFSSIQRVPGTGSRPGAVVVFDDVPTDGLRILQSRVHNLFWKNHTIVAQLLPERDES, encoded by the coding sequence ATGGCTGAACTGTTTCTTGGAAACGTCGAGGAAAGCGTCTCCGACGAAGAGATCGGCGAGTTCCTGATTCGCTACGGATTCCCGCGCTTCAGTTCGATCCAGCGGGTGCCCGGTACGGGTTCGCGTCCGGGTGCGGTGGTCGTCTTCGACGACGTGCCCACGGACGGGCTGCGCATACTGCAAAGCCGCGTGCATAACCTGTTCTGGAAGAACCACACGATCGTCGCGCAACTGCTGCCGGAGCGCGACGAGTCGTAA
- a CDS encoding glycine zipper family protein, producing MNKSTKYAVIAALTASLSLEGIAQSRPIAYPARGQSPQQQQQDEGACYAWAKNNTGIDPTQVANAPPPPSGPAVGGGERVQGAARGAAGGAIIGAIAGDAGKGAAIGAATGTMVGGSRARQNRRAAAANSQAQTQGAMDTFNRAFAACMSGRGYTVN from the coding sequence GTGAACAAATCGACGAAATATGCCGTTATTGCTGCGTTGACGGCGTCGCTATCGCTCGAAGGCATCGCGCAATCGAGGCCGATAGCGTATCCGGCCAGAGGGCAGAGCCCGCAGCAACAGCAGCAGGACGAAGGGGCCTGCTATGCGTGGGCGAAGAACAATACCGGCATCGATCCGACCCAGGTCGCCAACGCCCCGCCCCCGCCTTCCGGCCCCGCGGTGGGAGGCGGCGAGCGCGTGCAGGGCGCGGCGCGCGGCGCGGCCGGCGGCGCAATCATCGGCGCGATTGCGGGCGACGCCGGCAAGGGCGCGGCGATCGGCGCGGCGACCGGCACGATGGTGGGTGGATCGCGCGCGCGGCAGAACCGGCGCGCGGCCGCGGCGAATTCGCAGGCGCAAACGCAGGGCGCGATGGACACGTTCAATCGCGCTTTCGCCGCATGCATGTCGGGCCGGGGTTACACCGTCAATTGA